A single genomic interval of Flavihumibacter rivuli harbors:
- the thrA gene encoding bifunctional aspartate kinase/homoserine dehydrogenase I, with protein sequence MQVLKFGGTSVGSPEAINQVISIIQKRIDQSPIITVVSAFGGTTDALLQCGALAANGNELYKEQVQQITDRHLRAVKQLIPVQSQSGMLSAVKTLCNEIEDLCNGIFLLAEITPRTKDKLVSYGELISSQIVAAAFQSRGVATTWWDSRKLICTNSNFGNAAVNFPETEARIQLAAGSLETRHVVMPGFIASNEQGITTTLGRGGSDYTAAIVASAVNAGLLDIWTDVSGMMTADPRWVSNAKVIPAISYQEAMELSHFGAKVIYPPTIQPVMNKDIPVWIKNTFAPDDPGTVIQSDTSSNSHYVRGISSINNLALLSLEGSGMVGVPGFSRRLFEALSSKEINVILITQGSSEHSICVGIDALAAEKAKAVVDEVFAPEINLQKVEPLIVEKDLSIVALVGEQMKSHPGVSGRMFGALGRNGVNVRAIAQGSSERNISAVIATRDVRKALNVLHEEFFETTLKQINLFVTGVGNVGSRLMHQLEQQQQYLQQHLKVQLKVAGLANSSKFLIREEGIDLVNWKEQLMTAESGNLQHFIDQIISRNLRNSVFVDVTASHDVAQVYPQLLEKSIAVVACNKIACSSSYSYYRELKDKAREFNTSFLFETNVGAGLPVIGTLNDLLRSGDRINRIEAVLSGTLNFVFNNYDGSRPFSDVVKQAQEEGYTEPDPRLDLSGTDVMRKIMILAREAGVQMEMEDITNNSFLPASCMEGSVADFYEEMKRKEDHFRAIFDEAQSKGCKLKFVASYNEGKASVGLQHIEPQHDLYHLYGKDNIVLFYTERYPAQPLVIKGAGAGADVTASGVFADILRATLR encoded by the coding sequence ATGCAGGTCTTAAAATTCGGCGGAACATCAGTAGGAAGTCCGGAAGCCATTAACCAGGTCATTAGTATCATTCAAAAACGAATAGACCAATCACCTATCATCACTGTTGTATCGGCATTTGGGGGCACCACTGATGCCTTATTGCAATGTGGTGCACTTGCGGCGAATGGCAATGAATTGTACAAGGAGCAGGTGCAGCAAATAACCGACAGGCACCTTAGAGCGGTAAAACAGCTGATCCCGGTACAATCGCAAAGTGGGATGCTAAGCGCTGTTAAAACACTTTGCAATGAAATAGAAGACCTCTGCAATGGCATCTTCCTGCTGGCGGAGATCACACCCAGGACCAAGGATAAACTCGTAAGCTATGGTGAACTGATCTCTTCCCAAATAGTAGCTGCTGCATTCCAATCCAGGGGAGTAGCCACTACCTGGTGGGATAGCAGGAAACTGATCTGTACCAATTCCAACTTCGGAAATGCCGCAGTGAATTTCCCTGAAACTGAAGCCCGTATCCAACTTGCCGCCGGATCCCTTGAGACAAGGCATGTGGTGATGCCTGGATTCATCGCATCCAATGAACAAGGCATCACGACTACCCTGGGCCGGGGAGGCTCTGACTATACAGCTGCTATTGTGGCTTCTGCCGTGAATGCAGGCCTGCTTGATATCTGGACCGATGTAAGTGGGATGATGACCGCAGACCCGAGATGGGTGTCCAATGCCAAGGTCATCCCCGCCATTTCCTACCAGGAAGCAATGGAGCTATCCCATTTCGGCGCCAAGGTGATCTATCCTCCCACTATCCAACCGGTCATGAATAAGGATATTCCCGTTTGGATCAAGAACACTTTTGCACCTGATGACCCGGGAACTGTAATTCAATCCGACACCAGCAGCAATAGCCACTATGTACGGGGCATTTCAAGTATCAATAACCTGGCCCTGCTAAGTTTGGAAGGAAGCGGTATGGTAGGTGTACCAGGCTTCTCCAGGCGTTTGTTTGAAGCATTATCTTCAAAGGAGATCAACGTTATACTGATCACCCAGGGTTCCTCAGAGCATTCCATTTGTGTTGGCATTGATGCACTTGCTGCAGAAAAAGCAAAGGCCGTAGTAGATGAGGTATTTGCCCCTGAGATCAACTTGCAGAAGGTAGAGCCCCTGATCGTTGAAAAAGACCTTTCCATTGTAGCACTGGTGGGCGAACAGATGAAAAGCCATCCGGGTGTCAGTGGCAGGATGTTTGGCGCATTAGGCAGGAACGGGGTGAATGTCCGTGCCATTGCACAAGGCTCCTCGGAAAGGAATATCTCTGCTGTTATTGCTACCCGGGATGTAAGGAAGGCGCTCAATGTATTGCATGAAGAATTCTTTGAAACAACCTTGAAGCAGATCAACCTGTTTGTGACCGGTGTGGGAAATGTTGGCAGCAGGCTCATGCACCAGCTTGAACAACAACAGCAATACCTGCAACAACACCTCAAGGTTCAATTGAAAGTAGCAGGACTTGCCAACAGCAGCAAATTCCTGATCAGGGAAGAAGGGATTGACCTGGTCAACTGGAAGGAGCAATTGATGACCGCCGAATCAGGTAACCTCCAGCATTTCATAGACCAGATCATTTCGCGTAACCTAAGGAATAGTGTATTCGTAGATGTGACCGCAAGTCATGATGTGGCACAGGTTTATCCGCAATTGCTGGAAAAAAGTATTGCCGTTGTAGCCTGCAATAAGATCGCATGCTCTTCTTCCTATTCCTATTACAGGGAGCTCAAGGATAAGGCAAGGGAATTCAATACCTCTTTCCTGTTCGAAACGAATGTTGGTGCCGGCCTTCCGGTAATTGGTACCCTGAATGATCTCTTAAGGAGTGGCGACAGGATCAACAGGATTGAAGCAGTATTAAGTGGCACCCTCAACTTTGTCTTCAACAATTATGACGGAAGCAGGCCTTTCTCTGATGTCGTAAAACAGGCACAGGAAGAAGGCTATACAGAACCTGATCCCCGGCTGGACCTTAGCGGTACCGATGTAATGCGTAAGATCATGATCCTTGCCAGGGAAGCTGGTGTTCAAATGGAAATGGAAGACATCACCAACAATAGCTTCCTGCCAGCCTCCTGTATGGAAGGTAGTGTGGCCGATTTCTATGAGGAAATGAAAAGAAAGGAAGACCACTTCAGGGCAATTTTCGATGAGGCCCAAAGCAAGGGATGTAAACTGAAATTTGTAGCCAGTTATAATGAAGGGAAAGCTTCTGTCGGTCTTCAGCATATAGAGCCCCAACATGACCTTTACCATTTGTACGGAAAGGACAATATCGTGCTTTTCTATACCGAACGCTATCCCGCGCAACCATTAGTGATCAAAGGCGCCGGAGCAGGAGCAGATGTAACGGCTTCTGGAGTATTTGCAGACATCCTCAGGGCCACCTTGAGATAA
- a CDS encoding homoserine kinase translates to MKNSNLYDQVIRVNCPATVANLVCGFDILGMALNAPQDTIEMRLLDRREIIIRHSDHYDLPTEPARNVAGAALIDLLEEVEEPVGFELTIRKHIKPGSGLGSSAASSAGAVVGANHLLGNRFNNNDLVRFAMAGEKVATGVKHADNIAPCIMGGVTLIRSIFPLDIVQLTAPPMYVTVVHPQIEVKTADARQILRKEVLLKNAIKQWGNIAGLVAGFLQKDYDLIGRSLEDVIIEPVRSILIPGFDEVKQGSRNHGALGGGISGSGPSIFMMSKDEAVAQKVEALMKETYTQLGIDFKTYITTLNEKGATVEVVA, encoded by the coding sequence ATGAAAAATAGCAATCTCTACGATCAGGTGATCAGGGTAAACTGCCCGGCCACGGTAGCCAACCTGGTTTGTGGTTTTGATATACTGGGAATGGCATTGAATGCCCCCCAGGACACGATTGAAATGCGATTACTGGATAGAAGGGAGATCATCATCCGTCACAGTGATCACTATGACCTGCCAACCGAACCGGCCAGGAATGTGGCGGGCGCCGCATTAATTGACCTATTGGAAGAGGTGGAAGAACCGGTTGGCTTTGAGCTAACCATTCGCAAGCATATTAAACCAGGAAGTGGCTTAGGATCCAGCGCGGCAAGTTCCGCAGGTGCTGTTGTTGGTGCCAATCATTTACTGGGCAACAGGTTTAACAACAACGACCTGGTCAGATTTGCGATGGCTGGTGAAAAAGTCGCAACGGGAGTAAAACATGCCGACAATATCGCTCCCTGCATTATGGGAGGCGTAACCCTTATCAGGTCAATTTTCCCGTTGGATATTGTACAGTTGACCGCCCCACCGATGTATGTCACCGTCGTGCATCCACAGATCGAAGTCAAAACAGCTGATGCAAGGCAGATCCTGCGCAAGGAGGTCTTGCTCAAGAACGCGATCAAGCAATGGGGGAATATAGCAGGACTGGTAGCTGGTTTCCTGCAGAAAGATTATGACCTTATTGGCCGTTCACTGGAAGATGTGATCATTGAGCCAGTGAGGAGCATCCTTATCCCTGGTTTTGATGAAGTAAAGCAGGGATCAAGGAATCATGGAGCCCTTGGCGGGGGTATCAGTGGCTCAGGACCCTCTATCTTCATGATGAGCAAAGATGAAGCGGTCGCCCAAAAAGTTGAAGCCCTGATGAAAGAGACTTACACCCAATTGGGAATTGATTTCAAAACCTATATCACTACACTGAACGAAAAAGGCGCGACAGTTGAAGTCGTCGCCTAA